CAACTTGAGGAGTTCTTTCACAAAGTTGAAGTGGCCACCCAAACATGCGAGGTGCAACGGGGAATCACCATCAGCCAAACCAACGCGACGAACGATAATAGGATCAGATCTTAATATCTCCATCAGCTCCGCAACATTTCCTGTTCTTGAAGCATCAAATAGCCTACTATCCATTCTAGCTTTTTCTAAATCAAGTTATAGCAAGTCCATATTcttattttcaaaatttattaGTGGCTCGAATGCTCACTTTATTCACAACTATGATATagctgtgtatatatatagtactAAAAGGTGGGACAAACAAGCCACGTATTATTTTTTGTCAGTTAGACTTGCTATACCCTCTTAAGTCAAAATATCCGTGCACGTTTTCTGAAATCCAAACCATCAGCTCTTGCTTGACTGAAAGAAAGTGACTTATTAGTATATATACTTAAGATTGCGGAGTCATGAACCGTGATCTTGATTGACGACAAAAAAGTCATTGAGTTGTTGTCTTCTGTTTCCCACTAAATACGGGCAAGACTTCCAAGTCCAGTcaagattgaaaagaaaagagGAGCAATACAGTACAACTGCATCTTTTTTCTAGGTCAGTTCCTAATTACGAAATTTTGGGAGCCCCCAGTTGATACAAGTAACATTCAAACAAGTTGATACAAAACAAGTTGAACAGGTCATGACTCAGCCCATTTCAACCCAAtgcatttcagcccaagtaactttgaGGCCAATGTTAGCCCAATCCATTTATTATCTCAACCCATTTTAATTGGATCAACTTCAGttaacccgcccatttgacaccctacTTAAGTAGAGGTAAGACTGCAGAGTCATGAACCGTGATCTTGATTGACGACAAAAAAGTCATTGAGTTGTTGTCTTCTGTTTCCCACTAAATACGGGCAAGACTTCCAAGTCCAGTcaagattgaaaagaaaagagGAGCAATACAGTACAACTGAATCTTTTTTTTAAGTCGGTTCCTAATTACGAAATTTTTGGAGCCCCCAGTTGATACAAGTAACATTCAAACAAGTTGATACAAAAGTAGCAATGCAAAATCAACTTTTTTGCTTTCACCATTACCGTCATGTTACCCATTACAAGAAGCTGTCcttaatgtgtgtgtgtgtatatccAACAGTAGGCTCACTCTTAGAAACACTGTACAAGAATGATGTTTTAGATCTACCAAATAGATACAATaaacaaccaaaaacaaaaaGGGAAGTGCCCAGCTGGAACAAGCCTGCAACTGTAACATCAAACTTCAGTTAACAAAAGGCAATTGGACAAAAGCAAAGGAAAGCTGCTCAAACATCCAATACCATTAACTAGTAGGAACAAGCGCTAGCAGATTCATGAACTGTCTCATTCCCTCAACAGCAGCACTTATAAAACTACCACATCATAGTAAAAATTATATCCTGATCCACTTGATTAACTACATCTCTTTTCCAAGTGTTAATCTTTCTACTGGCAATGGAGCTACCACATTAGTAAAGAAAGAACCAAACAAACGAGAGCAGCACAGTGCAAATCTTTAGATTGCCTTTGTCCTCAAGGATATCAGAATGACCAACTTAATGCATCTCTGGTTCAGTTATCTCAATAAAAATCAACTTCAGCTCAAGCTGTCAGAACTAAATGTAATGTGATTCGTGCACACAaaatgtaaagcaactgaaagagtAGTCTCATTAGGGAGCAAATAGGCATCACATATAAGCAATGACTCAAAACCTTGCTTCGAAAAAAAAGTTCCAGAGCTGGGAGGTATGGAACCCCACCAGACAACATATGTATGCCCAATGATAAGAACTTCATAGCATCTCACAGTCAGAGGACTACATCAACAAAATAGAAGTGCCAAGAAGGCGAGCACTCACAGTTATGGGATTCACGAACACACATCACAAATCAATTTCTTTCTTGCTGCTCAAGAACAAGTGTTGGTTTTGTAAATCGAGCTACTGACTAACAAATAAATTTCTTCCTTTTGCTTCAGGAATGCATAATCTGCCAAGCATATCTAACCGAATGCTTATTTTCCCTTTACTACAATCATAATCTCACACCTTCAGAAGCAATATTGATTATATGTCGGAATGCATGTCAATCCGTTAACTAAATATAATACCAGATCCTTTGATCACATAAACAAAACTCTTTTTGATATTATGCATTGTGTGGCAGTCCAGAAGGTTAACTTTGTGAGGAGAAGATCAAACGCTGGATATAATGCTATCAGACATTATCCTAATGACCCTCAACGCAGTATATCCAAGAGGATCTTAACTGGATAATAGGTAATTTGCACTTTTATGAATCATTTGCTCTTGAAATAATCATGCAACATACCTCCTCTATTATTCCAGTAAATCTTACACGGAGATGCCATAAGAAAATATTGCATGTTTAAACACCAGAGTGTCTGTTTACTCTAGAAAGCTCAATTTTCCTTACAGCAAGAAAGGAGCAGATGTCTCTTTTCCCAACAGCAGAAATCCAACATTCTGGAGCAATACAACCTAAAACTGAGATACTCTTTACCCTATTTATACAATGAGGTTAAAATGATAGATTAACTCCAGCTTCTTCGAATGAGATCCCATTGCATACGGAGCTTCCAGATACACATATCCAATTGCAATCTCTTTGTCGAACTCAAATCTGTACCATAAACGAATTTGTGGTGACTGAATGCTCCTCATCTTCAACTGCAGCTCTTATTAGAAGAAACACACGTATAAATTTCCTAGCTCCACCTTCCCCATAACTTAACAGGGAGAAAGAACTGCCAGCTCAGTAAGATAGTTCACAAGAACGAAAAATGCCATGAAATAAACACAGCTTTAAACATGTGACATACCTTAGTAATAAGATCCAGAACCACCACTTCCCATATAACCACTACCACCCATGCTACGACTGGAATAGACTGATGAGTAAGAGCTACCAGCAGCCTGAAAATTTCAACAGAGTAGAACATAAATACTGTGGTCCGCAGTCAACACAAAAGCTCCAGACAAATAATCGTCAAAATAAAGTATACATCACTGCTACGAGACACGTAATCGCCACCATAGCCGGATGAATACATTCCACTGACATCACTGCCATCATAGGAGCCTGTAAACCCCAAAAAGAAGTTAAGACAGCTAGCCAAAGTCAACCCTATAATACCACCTACTGTAACCCAAAAACATTCACATGAGCACCAGATACTTCAAAGAACACTAAGAACTCACCTCCACCATAGCCTCCTTGACGACTGCTATACATTCCATGAGAATCTTGACCAGAAAGGGAACCCCGGCTGCCACTATATCCAAGACTTGATCTCCCTGGCCTACTGCTATTCAGTAATAGGAAGTCAGTATATAACAGTAGAACTGCAAGGGAGATAACAACAATTATCATCTCAATTGCAAAAACAACACACCTGTCACTGTAATCCCCATATTGTGTGCCACCAGCACCACCAAGTTCATAATCCAAACGAGAACGAGAAGGGCGGGGTCCTGCCTCAGCATAGCGGGGAGGAACATCATCCTGACATGTGGACACACTAAATTAGATCTTACGTCTTTATGTAGATCAAGAAACCTACAAAAATCAAAGGTATTCAGTAATATCTGATATTCTGACTAAGACTACATACCATTGCACTGTATGGACGTTTGGAGCCTGACATGGAGTCATATTCCCTACCTCGCCCCTCACGATAAGGAGGAGGCCTTTCAAACCGTTGTTCATAACCATCATCAACATAAGCTCTCCTTGTCGTTGTGCGAGCACTACCTCTCGGAAAATCAGAGTATCCTGAGCTGCGAGAGGAATAGTCATCCCTGTAGGAGACACGTCTGTCGGAAGGAAATCTAGGATAGTCCACTGCAGCTCTGCTTCTAGGAGGAGGAATTTCCTCATGTCGTGCGTACTCCCTCTTGAAGTTACTCTTTGGATATGAGGGAACTGCAATTCAGTTTTAGTCATCTAGAAAGAAAGTAGAGTGGAAGCAGCAGAGCAAAACAAAAGTTCAGAACTGATCCCATACCAGGTGGTCTCCTGTCATAGGACCTGCTGGATAGTGGAGCCACAGGTCGGCCCCTAGGGGCCACAGCCATAACTGGTCGCCTATCCCTCATTGTGACAGGTCGTTTGAAACTACGATCAGCAGGGTGAGGGACACGTGGACTAACTCTAGATCCACGAACAGGGAGTCTGTGAGGGACTGGACGACCCCAAGGAGCAGGGGGACCACGTCGAGGTCGCAGATCACGTGCACCATATCTGCCTCTTCCCCTCTGAAGTGGTCGTGATAATCTGGCCCTAACTTTAACCTGGAATATACAGCTATAAGCAGGCACGCACCAGAATGACATGTTCAGATAAGAGATTCAAGACAAAAAACAGACCTTCTTATCTCCTTCCCCCAACTCTTCATTGTTAATGCTTTTGACACAGATAACTGCAGCTTCATGAGTGTCAAAGGAGACAAATCCAAAATCCTTCCTCTTGGCTGAAGGCATATTACGGGCTAGCTCAATTTTTTCAATCTTGCCATATTCTTTAAGTAAATCTCGCACACGATCCTCATCCCAAGACGCAGAAAGACCAtcaataaaaattgttttaaccTGAAATCAATAAAAATCCATTGATTGTCAAATAATGAATTGCTGCACTGCAAGATCTGCATAAAGCTACAAAGTCATCAGAAGAGCACCTTAATGGATAGAAAAAAATCGAACTCACTTAGCTACCCTCTACAGTAGAGGCTCTACTCACCCACCCCGAACAAGAAAACCAACAACAGCAAAAAAGATAAAAGAGCCTCGGACTGGAACACAGTAATTTGGACACAGTTATCCAGTCTAACTGAACTAGCAGATACAATCAGTAGCATCACCCATCTTTCTTTCATGTTGAAGCATAAGGTACTAAAATAAGGGGGTAGGAAGCAAACCATCAAAGGATAAACTACGTCAGTaacaaattcaagaaaaggtaataCCACATAGTCCACTGCAAAATGACTAAGCTCCTCCAATAACCTAACTGTAACCAACTCCATTTGGGAGATAATATTAGGCAAACTTAGCCAGAGCCACAGTCCATTTCAAAAACAGATAGATGGGTCCGAATAGCTTACCTGTGCCATAATTTCATCTCCAGGGTCAATGAATGAATCTGCAAAAGAAACCTTTGCAGGCCTATCAACTCCAAACACAATATCTCTCTTCTGTAGACGTTTAAAAGCATCCATGGCCTCTGAGCGAGATGAGAACTCCAAAAAAGCAAAGCCCCGATTCATTCCTTCAGTATTAGTGTCTTCAACCAATGTCAAATCCTCAACATTATCAACGCCATAATGCTTCAACTTGTCTTTTAACTGGAGTGAAAGTAAACATATATCAGACAGTAGTTAAGCAGGCAGCTCTTCGAACCTAAGAAGTTGATGTTTGGTGACCGTATAAATTTGCTTGAGTCTACTTACAGCTTCTTTTGTCCAAGATTTGCATATGTTACCCAAGAATAGAGTATCACTGTCTTGACTAGGGGAAACACCACATTTTTTGCCGTTCACCTGGAAGTAGGGTTGTTAGGAAATAAGCTTTATCAAGTAATGAATCAGGCACCCTGATAACTACAGAATCAAGAGCATACCACTGGATTTTTCAACTCAATACAAGCTCGTTTAGCTTGTTCCACTGTTGCGAAACGCAGGAATGCAAATCCTTTATTCTTCTTTGTCAGAGGATTCATCAAGAGTCTCACTTCTGTGACCTCGCCAACTTGACTGAAAACTTTCCTAAGATCATCCTCAACAGCATCCTTGTCCAAGCCACCAACAAAAACTTCGAATTCCTTCCTCTTAAGTCTTTCTTTAGCAACTTCATGATGTTCTTCATCTTCAGCTGCATCAACCCTGTCAGCATGCTCCTCCCCTGCAGCATGCTCATTGTCTTCCTCACCCTCAACTTCCTCGTGCACATCTTCAACTTCCTCTTCAACCATATCACCCTCCTCCTCCTCACCATCATCTCCCTCTTGGGGATCTTCCTCTATTTCATAATCCTCTTCCTGAACATCCTCATGTTCAATTCCTCTCTCGTCATAATCAACAGCACCATACTCTTCGGGCTCAAATTCAGGATCATTATCCTCTAAATCTAATCGCTCGTCTTTTTCGTATTCATCAACCGAGTCTTTGACATCGTCCTCTGCCATCAAAAAATAGCCATCCAGGCCAGTAAAAAAAACTGAACATAGAAGGGTCTAACCCCTTGACCCATGTAACCAGATTTATCGCAAGTCTTGTGAGTTGTAACAACTTGAAAGTATATACagaaataacatcaaaatcttgATGAAGAAAACATGCTCCGAAAGAGGTTTACGACCCTGGAAAGGGAAGTACTACAAAGGAAAGATTCTTGTTCTAAGGTCACCGGAACATAACTACCCTCGTCACTGTAACCGTTCTTTATCTTTCTCCTTGAATAATAAACAACTGTTTGATCCATCTCCGAATTCTGAATGAATCCTGAAGCTACACTTTCTCTATAACTTTCTATAATTACAAATTGATCCCAAAACTTTCCCTCATAAAGGTGGACACAGGTTGCTATAGTGCCGTATGCACCTAGAGCTTAAAAAGGTAGAGACTATTTTCCCAGCAAGGAGTTCCAAAATGTattaatgaaaaataaaatagagaATCAACACAAAACATGCTAAGGGACTTCttatccaaaagaaaaaaaaggacatGCTATGGGAATGAATATCGCCATAAATGGCTAATCATCATGATTCATTGGTTTGCTATTTCATTGATTTCTTCATATTGCTAAGGGCTCTAACCAATAATCACCAACACCAAAGCAGAAATTCCGAATTAGGACAAACATGTATCAACCAATTTTCAGCAGGTCATATTCTTCGTTTATTAATTCGAATGTCTGAGCCAACAAAATCTCACACGGATTATAAGAACCGCAACCGTAAAAGCAACAGCCTTTTTGTCCCTATACTACAATGATGTTTAATACTATATTTTCTATAATTTATTAAACGGCGAAAACTCAAACTACTATATAACAGAAAAGAGTCCAAAATATTCTTTATATGGATTAAACAGCATGAATTCGAATTACTATAACAGAAAAGACACACCGGTAATACAAATATTCTTCAGTACTGAACTTTTTTAAACCTGATTAAGcaacaaatttcaaaatttaccATAATAGTCGAGAATAATTGCCAACAGGTATGATACAAACAAGCTAGTCTAAATTTCCAAGCCACAAATTCATCATGAAAGTTCATATAACACCCAATTTACAACAAAAAGCAACGGCCTTTTTGTCCCTATACTACAAAATTGTTTAATACTATGTTTTCTATAATTTATTAAACGGCGAAAACCCAAAATACTATATAACAGAAAAGAGTCCAAAATATTCTTTAATCTTTTATATGGATTAAACAGCAAGAATTCAAATAACTATAACAGAAAAGACACACCAATAATGCAATATTCTTCAGCACTATAACTTTTTAAACCTGATTAAGCAACAAATTTCAAAACTTACCATAATAGTCGAGAATAATTGCCAACACGTATGACACAAACAAGCTAATCTAAATTTCCAAGAATATAGTAATACTTCTCTTCCCAGAAACCACCCCGTTCCCCACAGATTTCACATCCATAAAAGCAACTCTCTTTTTGTCCCTATATTTTCTATCATTTATTAAGCAGCGATAATTCAAATTACTATAACAGAGAAAGAGTCCAAAATATCCTTTATAGTGATTAAGCAACAAGAATTCGAATAACTATAACAGACCAGACACCCAATAACATAAAAATCTTCAGTATATTAAGCAACAAGAATTCGAATAACTATAACAGACCAGACACCCAATAACATAAAAATCTTCAGTATATTAAGCAACAAGATTTCAAATTTACCATAATTGCCAACACGTATAATACAAACAATCTGGTCTGAATCAAGAAAGCTCATACATATAACACCAATTTACAAGAA
The sequence above is a segment of the Lycium barbarum isolate Lr01 chromosome 6, ASM1917538v2, whole genome shotgun sequence genome. Coding sequences within it:
- the LOC132645823 gene encoding uncharacterized protein LOC132645823 isoform X2 translates to MPPKGARKTPTGSGSKRGSRTARGTPKSKEKQPVDVPDEPVEVEEEKNQKVEVRQELKLEQPVEPEKPVKSDKKDDVKDSVDEYEKDERLDLEDNDPEFEPEEYGAVDYDERGIEHEDVQEEDYEIEEDPQEGDDGEEEEGDMVEEEVEDVHEEVEGEEDNEHAAGEEHADRVDAAEDEEHHEVAKERLKRKEFEVFVGGLDKDAVEDDLRKVFSQVGEVTEVRLLMNPLTKKNKGFAFLRFATVEQAKRACIELKNPVVNGKKCGVSPSQDSDTLFLGNICKSWTKEALKDKLKHYGVDNVEDLTLVEDTNTEGMNRGFAFLEFSSRSEAMDAFKRLQKRDIVFGVDRPAKVSFADSFIDPGDEIMAQVKTIFIDGLSASWDEDRVRDLLKEYGKIEKIELARNMPSAKRKDFGFVSFDTHEAAVICVKSINNEELGEGDKKVKVRARLSRPLQRGRGRYGARDLRPRRGPPAPWGRPVPHRLPVRGSRVSPRVPHPADRSFKRPVTMRDRRPVMAVAPRGRPVAPLSSRSYDRRPPVPSYPKSNFKREYARHEEIPPPRSRAAVDYPRFPSDRRVSYRDDYSSRSSGYSDFPRGSARTTTRRAYVDDGYEQRFERPPPYREGRGREYDSMSGSKRPYSAMDDVPPRYAEAGPRPSRSRLDYELGGAGGTQYGDYSDSRPGRSSLGYSGSRGSLSGQDSHGMYSSRQGGYGGGSYDGSDVSGMYSSGYGGDYVSRSSDAAGSSYSSVYSSRSMGGSGYMGSGGSGSYY
- the LOC132645823 gene encoding uncharacterized protein LOC132645823 isoform X1, which codes for MPPKGARKTPTGSGSKRGSRTARGTPKSKEKQPVDVPDEPVEVEEEKNQKVEVRQELKLEQPVEPEKPVKSDKKDDVKDSVDEYEKDERLDLEDNDPEFEPEEYGAVDYDERGIEHEDVQEEDYEIEEDPQEGDDGEEEEGDMVEEEVEDVHEEVEGEEDNEHAAGEEHADRVDAAEDEEHHEVAKERLKRKEFEVFVGGLDKDAVEDDLRKVFSQVGEVTEVRLLMNPLTKKNKGFAFLRFATVEQAKRACIELKNPVVNGKKCGVSPSQDSDTLFLGNICKSWTKEALKDKLKHYGVDNVEDLTLVEDTNTEGMNRGFAFLEFSSRSEAMDAFKRLQKRDIVFGVDRPAKVSFADSFIDPGDEIMAQVKTIFIDGLSASWDEDRVRDLLKEYGKIEKIELARNMPSAKRKDFGFVSFDTHEAAVICVKSINNEELGEGDKKVKVRARLSRPLQRGRGRYGARDLRPRRGPPAPWGRPVPHRLPVRGSRVSPRVPHPADRSFKRPVTMRDRRPVMAVAPRGRPVAPLSSRSYDRRPPVPSYPKSNFKREYARHEEIPPPRSRAAVDYPRFPSDRRVSYRDDYSSRSSGYSDFPRGSARTTTRRAYVDDGYEQRFERPPPYREGRGREYDSMSGSKRPYSAMDDVPPRYAEAGPRPSRSRLDYELGGAGGTQYGDYSDSSRPGRSSLGYSGSRGSLSGQDSHGMYSSRQGGYGGGSYDGSDVSGMYSSGYGGDYVSRSSDAAGSSYSSVYSSRSMGGSGYMGSGGSGSYY